ACAATacacaaagaaacaaaaataagttactttattttattatctagtACAACATGGATTGGGTTGAGTCGGTTCAATAGAATTTTTACCCCGGAACTATAGGGTAAATAGAACTTCCCCATTCGTTCTTCAGCATGTGCAGATCCGAATGACATATACCACAATATAGTACTTTGAATGTCACATCTTTCTCCCCTGTTTCCCTGAATAAATAAATCATGCATTTTAATATAGTACAAAATAATCAGCATTTGATATCTTATGTCTTCATAAATCAGCATACCAATCTAAACAACCTTAATTGGtacaagaaaaataaacaaacaaaacaaaaaactatgTGGGCAATTTTACATGCATTGCCAATGTTTTATAGTAAAAtgcatattttatttgttacaaTGTTTGATGTGTTGAACTTTAtagataaaatgaaaaatatgaatagaGTGAATGAAGAAATAATGATGTGTGACCTTCTGGAGAACTTGAAAGGAGAGAGGACACCAGATGAATCTCTAGCTGCCCATCCGAAAGCCTTTTTGGGATGCTCAGCCTCTGGTTGTAAAGCCATTTCAATTGcaatgaaagataaaaaaatgttgATGTTATGGAAAATTCAATACCGACAAGTTATAAGAAGAGTGTATGTGGCAGTGTCTTAGCCATGCTTGCTACTTATATGGGTGTGATGGCTGActttttcaatcaatttggacGAATGTCCATAATACATCACTGCTTAGATCATTGTCGATCGTCACTACTATTGTCATcataaattcatattattattattactattattaaatattgtatatttatttcataaaagataatgtattttaatgtaaaattatttaaacaattaataatGAACAAATAAAAGTACAATATGtatacaatttaattttatttaaaatacggCCCCGAAGTGTATAATATGACCTTGATTTTTGAATGtataaaatctaaatttaaatacatttaGAGTTTAATGATAATgcatttaattataatcatttaatctatcttattatattatataattttaaaattaaaaataattattttatttaatatagtcatgataaaatattattgattgttaatataaaataattttatactgacaatgaatattattattttcatacaCTTATAACAGATTAAAGTATAGCGATTCATtcatttctttaaaaacaaagtttgataacacaaaatcaattatatattgCCTTTTTCTATATAcacattattttagaaaaataaatgttaaaataaataaacatgaaTTACGTAGactataaatttattgaaaacttttttttttttaacttagatAAGAGATTCCAATCGCATAATTTATTGAAACATACCTTAGCCAATCGAAGCATTTATCCTCTTTAAAAACTTAGCAAGGTTAAGTCAAATCAAGTATTTAATTTTTGGTGGACAAAAGGAGgacaaaacaaatcaaatatttctattattaaaatGGTTTGGAGATGGTAATATCCACGATGCATTCGAcaagtaattttaaattttttatatatatatatgaatgagtgTTGGTGTGGGCGGAGAAATTCGAACTCCATTGCATGTGAGGATGGTATCTAAATTTGTTTTCTCCGATTAGTCGGATACGGAGGCGGATGAGGCAAAACTCGCCCTCGTCTCTGCCCCGCTCCGTTGCTATGCCTATATATGTCTTACAATGAGTGTCATTCAATAATTTTGCACAAATATTAagaaatgtaataattaaaagaaagatAGAATATATTTTACCAAACTAttcattttaactatttttgagtttttcgttattatcaatgtaaaatataataatattttagaagttGTGTATATAGTAATTATTGAAGGGtactatagaaaaataataattaaaattattttgaaaattgtgaatgaaattgagacaattttttttattaaaatgacatTCATTATGAAACGAGAGaagtatttttaagtaaaaaatattatacctTTTGCGAGAGATAGAAATAGATAAAGTGACGTGATATATTAGTgatttgatataaataaataaatttgatacaaataaataaaatgacgTGATATGTTggtattttgataaaaataaagatagaaaaaaaaataagatgttaAATGACCggttatttgttattttgtttcttaTGCAAGATTCAACTCTTACACTTTGATGTCCCACTAAGAAGGTTACTTTACTTTATTTCACACATATatcaaatcaaagaaaaacattatttaaaaaaattaatatatcatattttaatgcaAAACAGAGAATACATACTTAAAAGTGATGCGTATAATATAAACTAggtgatataattaaaaaaaactaattaatattacatttaatAGAAATAGGAATGGAAAGTGACACTCATTTGGAATAAAATCTTTTTACTGTATGATTCTCATAATGATGAGTTCTTCATTTggaataaacaaatatttaaaatcttaactattttaatgtgaaaaaaaaaattacgtaaTCATATACGTCAATGCATCCCCTTGTATATGCATTTATAAATAGCTCTTCACTCTAACGTATCCCTTCCACacacacaaataaaaaattgaaacaagaaTTGAAATGGCAACACAACATGAATTGGAGCATCCCAATAAGGCCTTTGGTTGGGCAGCTAGAGACACTTCTGGTGTTCTTTCTCCTTTCAACTTCTCTAGAAGGTTCATTCATTCACCTCTACAttctttacattttttaattaattcatttttttaaaactataaatttGTTATTCTGCATATTTATCTTGTTCGCTACAACATGATCCATGCAAAAAATTGGATGCAATAGTAGTAGTCGAATAAGAAATTTCGATATTTCTACAATTGTAATGTGTTTTTGTATATTATTTCGGTCACATTGTGATTTGTGTACTTTTATAGACTTAAATGTAGTTTTTGTTCTTTAGGTTTATCATATTCGGAAgaatctctatttatttttttgttattttagtaTCTAATTTTCAAAAGTgttcatataaaataattttaataattttttgttattttaatctttttcaatttgatgacatggtaattattttaatatgatgataagttaaatttatttttaaattaaatagtattattttaataatttttaaaaataattaaattattgttttactttaaaaattaaaaaaatcaaattttttaaaaagttactttttgtttcaaaattttttaaaagaaattcaaacccatatttttttaaagttacttttgttttttgtattaaattttttgaaaaagaaataaaaaagtttacaaCAGAttcttaacttttttaaaaaaaagaaatgtaaagaatttcttgtgattttttattttatttaaaataaacgaaaaatgtaatttaaccaAATGTTTTCTTTCagaaattttaaagtaaaaacattaaaattatttatttattttaaattccaAACTATTTTATATACATAACTAAAATGATTTGTCACATTAGTTCTTAAGTTATTATTCAACTGGTAAATGTCGATAACTTGATACGTGTGAAtcaattatgataaaatttatttttttttaaataaaataaaagaattctaaaataaaagaattctaaaataaaacaaaaaaaaatcaatatttttgaaagtacagaaaccaaaattaaaaaaataaaataaaataactggACAATTATAATTAGACTAAATTTACTTCTTGTCCGTACTTTGAATTAATATTAGAGTTAGTTTTTTCTAGGAACCAGAATGTGTAAGTCATAAAAATACGATATTGGATTTGTTACAATAAAAGAACTCTTCTctaattgaatatttgattttgaagCTAAAGAACACATTTGTGTGTCAAAACTTTCAGGGAAACAAGTGAAAAAGATGTAGCGATCAAAGTTTTGTATTGTGGCATATGTCACTCTGATCTCCACATGGCCAAAAATGATTGGGGCATATCCACCTATCCACTAGTACCCgggtataaatattttaaatttctattttttctgcctattttagttaaaaataataggtttaattgtaattttaatttatctattttaattgaattacaaaaatagtctctccattttatttcttttaagttttggtctcaaacacaattttgattcaaaatttgatgaagtgtcatttttttaagccACACCACACAATTTATAAGCATAGATcttaggtacaattgttgcacacAGATCTTTAACCATAGTGTGGCTTAAATAATCACACAAAAAATGgcacttcatcaagttttggactaaaattctatttaagaCCAAAATTAAGAcgaaataaaattgataaactattttcgtgattcaattaaaataggagatcaaaattgtaattaaacaaaaataatattttccagtattttaatttaattgtgacTTACACAAAAAAACAGGCATGAGATAGTTGGAATAGTGACAAAAGTGGGAAGCAAAGTAGAAAAGTTCAAAATTGGAGAGAAAGTGGGTGTGGGCTTCATGGTTGATTCATGTCGATCATGTCAAAATTGTAGTGACAATCTTGAAAATTATTGCCCTAAACCCTATACACCCACATCTGGTGGCAAGCATAGTGATGGAAGCATAACATATGGAGGCTATTCTGACTCAATTGTTGTTGATGAGCACTTTATTGTTCACATTTCTGATGGTTTACCACTTGAATCTGCTGCTCCACTCCTCTGTGCTGGTATCACTGTTTATAGTCCTCTTAAATATTTTGGACTCGACAAACCTGGTTTGCATATTGGTATTGTTGGTCTTGGTGGACTTGGTCATTTGGCTGTCAAGTTTGCCAAAGCTTTTGGTGCTTATGTCACTGTCATTAGTACTTCTCCCAACAAAGAGAAAGAAGCCTTGGAACACCTAGGTGCTGATTCATTTCTCGTAAGCCGTGACCAAGATAAGATGCAGGTATAAATTCAATACATCATTCAAattctaaattaaatatattttgctatcaccattaattaattaattaactatgtCAATAATTATATAGGCTGCAATGAACACATTGGATGGTATTCTTGATACAGTTTCAGGGGATCATTCCCTCTTACCTCTACTTGGATTACTAAAGTCTCATGGAAAACTTGTAATGCTCGGTGTACCAACCAAGCCTCTCGAGATCTCCGCTTTTCCTTTAATTTTAGGTAAACGAATTTATATctgaaaagttgatgtatctgattttaatttttaatcaattatttattagaaaCAATTTTAATGCTAACATTAATTGAGCGTAGGGAGAAAATTGGTAGCTGGAAGTGCAATTGGAGGACTGAAGGAAACTCAAGAGATGATTGATTTTGCAGCTAAGCACAATGTAAAACCTGATGTTGAAATCATTCCTATGGATTATGTTAACACAGCAATGGAACGACTACTCAAAGCCGATGTTAAATATCGATTTGTGATTGACATTGGAAACACTCTAAAACCAAGTTCTTAAATTTTGCCCCACATTCCcatttgtcaaaaataaaagaaattgcaGAACTATACTTTATGTAGTTGGAGATATTTTCAAATGAATATCAcaattaatgttttgttttctttatttattaataatgtgCTCATTTTAAGATATGATAACATCTTGTGTGCAACTAGTTGAGGAGATTTCAgattttatcaatattattattatttacaaataacAAATCGATGCAATGTACAATTTACTTATTGATATCACGTTTACATGTGGATTTTGATCATTTGAAGTGAGAATTTCAAATATcacttaaaatataattttaagtttttttctttattttataaaatattgatcaTGAAGTTGtctcaataattattttaaatttataattttgacattatatgttttaaaatttgcaTATAGTccctatatttttaattttgcaaattaattcttaaaaatttcaaattttacaaaTTGATCTTTAAAAATTTGCATAATAAACCctcaacttttttaaaatttcagttTTGGCTCCATAAATTTTGAAAGTTATAAAAATAGctcaattttaaaagaataattcatttattcaaacaataaaatttaaaaaaaaatcaattgagGCATTTAAATTGactagaatttttatttatataaatttttcaattattccatccaaatatatttttaggatttttaatgGTATTAGAAAGAAAAGAGACACGAGACTAAAAGAATCCTACAGCCAAAAAAGAGTTGGAAggatttaataaattatagtggacaaaccattttttttataaaaagaaaacattattgatatattcaaatgatagagtatatcatataaaaatacaaatttaaaattatctaagttaatagtataaaacgACATAATAACTACAAATAATTTGATCAAAGTGACTCAAATACTCATATCTTCGAATCTACGACTTTGTCTACTTAGTAATTAGTCGACTTAgttattaattgaatttaatttattaatctaaATAAGAAAACAccgtaaaaaaaatagaaaatcaaactAACAcgatatcttaaaaaaaatcaaatgacaTCGATTTGAAATGCACACTCAAAATTTAGGAAttgaattttctatttttaaactCAATTGTAGAGTAGAGTAGTGATACTTTACCTCCGTAGGTATCTATTGTAATTAAGCTTGTCTGTAAAAACATGTAGTTAATGATAAACAAATTCTTAGGTATATGACTGTTCCTCTGGCTAAAAATTCTCTTTattctatttaataataataataatgataataatagtaataatgtaGTTAAGCTTAGctactttttaatatttgtgttaattattattgtgtatataaatgaatgtttataaaactaatgtaataataataatataataataataataataataataataataataataataataataataataataataataatagtagtagtagtagtagtagtaatgAAAATTTAGTTGAGTAAAAAACAAGTTGGTTGTACTACATAAAAACACTTGCATGAAATCAATTAAAGATATAACCAATATATGTAAAAAgtaaatatcaatttatttaaatgaatatagtttaaaataaagtcaaactcaaaaatatcaataataaaagactaaaaagagaaaattattaatattcctTTACATGAGAATGCAAAGAGCCACCTTAATAATCCGAATAAGttatcattataatatttatttaatagaaataattaaatttaactatCTACAACATGTTATTGGAGCAAAAAGTATAGGGCTCTAAGTCCATTTTACATATCCTTTATTTTCTctataaaaataagtaattttatattacacatcatataaataaaaatatattatcatcaAAAAGAGAAGATTAAAAATCTTATATTTAGACATCTTTTTTATCTCCTCTCTATTGTTGCGTTTTTATCTTGTTGTAGGTTTAAATTactataacataaaaatataatagtcAAAAGTAAcctactaaaaaataataatagtcaaAAGTATCGTGTGAggagaataaaataaaagagcCCATAAATCGTTGGTtaaaataaaactcaaaaacCAATGATAAAGTGGAGCATATTTTTAGTTCCTAAAAACTTACATgacatataatattaaattttgagtatataatatagaaaaataaattaaatgggCAACACTTACTGTTGAGACAAAGTCGTTTTAAATACATGTGTAGATTTTATTGAAGTGTGTCTCAAATCAGTAACAACTTagagttagttagttagttataacTGAATTTAGTTAAGACAATGttagttatagttagttaaaAAGTTTATCTTTAAATACTATAGCAGTAAATGCATTGTAGATGTTGTAATGTGTTGTTGCAAGTGATAATTGTTGATTGAGAAAGAGGGACATATGTAATTCGAGATTCAAAGAAATTCAGAGAATAAAGATCAAAGGAGAAAAGAAAGATTGAGTAAAAAGGCTAGTATTGTTGGTTCATAAACAGTGATAGATACTAGGAGATCAACCTTGAGAAGAccttaatcttgtaaagttcaACTAACAATAGTGAATTAATCTTGTTTGCTTGCTCGTGACGTAtgtctcatcaattgagactAAACACGTAAATTTGGGTGTTATTCTTCTCGTATCTCTCTTTGATTTACgtttacattaattaaaaactGGTTGTCAAAACTGCAGaaaaaattagaacaataaaCAGTCTCCATTTTCTGGTTTTCCGCTCTGttcaagaacattctccgttttcagtAGAAAACCAAGAGCGTTCtccgtttttttttctttgcaatTGTTTATTCTTCTATTATGTTGGTTAATTATTATTGCATatctcaatattattttaagaattggCGTCGTCTGTGAGAAGAGAGCAAAAATTGTTGGAACCACAAAATATGACATTGAAAAATTCAATGGATCAAATGATTTTAGTCtatggaaaataaaaatacacgTTGTTCTAGTACAACAAGGCTTGGTGAATGCATTAATGGGTGAATCAACTCTTCCAGCAACAATGTCTGCACGAGAAAAGGAAGAACTGATTGAAAAAGTAAAGAGCACTATCATTTTGTGTCTTGGAGACAAAGCTTTGAGGGAAGTTGCAAGGGAACCAACAACAGCAGCCTTATGGCTTAAACTTGAATCTCTCTACATGACTAAATTAGTTTCAAATAGGCTCTTCTTGAAATAAcaattattctcttttaaaatggATGAAGAGAAATCTGTCATAGTCCAATTTGTTGGTTTTAACAAGATCCTTAATGATTTAGAGAATTTAGAAGTCAAGTTATAAGATGAAGACAAAGCTTTGATCTTGCTTAGAGCCCTACCAAGTTCATATGAACATTTCAAGGATGCTATCATGTTTGGAAGAGAACAAACAATTACTCTTGAATAAGTGCATGTCTCCATTCGGACAAAGGAAAGCTATAAAAGACTTGAGATCAAGAATGATAATCATGCTAAGAGTCTGAATGTGACCAGAGGAAGAACTTACAAGAAATGGTCAAATGGAAATAAACATAGGTccaattcaaaatcaaaatctgaaGGGAAGTATAAATGCTTCCATTGTCATAAGAAGGGACATTTTAGGAAAGATTGTCCTGAAAGAAATGAAtcaagaaactctcaagattCAGGAAATGCTACACTTGTTGATGTGGGTTATGAATCTGCAGAGACATTGATGATTTCAAATTCTAAAGGTAAAAAGAACTGGGTATTAGACTTAGGTTGTATTTTCCACATGTTtctaagaaaatattattttgaatcagTAGATCTTCATGATGGTGGAGTCGTTCTACTTGGCAACAACAAATCATGTAAAGTCCAAGACAAAGGAACAATCAGATTTAGAATGTTCAATGGCAAGGAGGTAA
This region of Cicer arietinum cultivar CDC Frontier isolate Library 1 chromosome 8, Cicar.CDCFrontier_v2.0, whole genome shotgun sequence genomic DNA includes:
- the LOC101510015 gene encoding probable mannitol dehydrogenase — its product is MATQHELEHPNKAFGWAARDTSGVLSPFNFSRRETSEKDVAIKVLYCGICHSDLHMAKNDWGISTYPLVPGHEIVGIVTKVGSKVEKFKIGEKVGVGFMVDSCRSCQNCSDNLENYCPKPYTPTSGGKHSDGSITYGGYSDSIVVDEHFIVHISDGLPLESAAPLLCAGITVYSPLKYFGLDKPGLHIGIVGLGGLGHLAVKFAKAFGAYVTVISTSPNKEKEALEHLGADSFLVSRDQDKMQAAMNTLDGILDTVSGDHSLLPLLGLLKSHGKLVMLGVPTKPLEISAFPLILGRKLVAGSAIGGLKETQEMIDFAAKHNVKPDVEIIPMDYVNTAMERLLKADVKYRFVIDIGNTLKPSS